CACTATAATCAACCTGAATCATATGGCTATATTCACCTGTGGAGTCTGAATAGTGGTAATTTTTCCTCTCTATACTTTGTTTACACTTGCTACTTATTTGATCGCGGGAAGGGGTTCGCTGGGTATATTGTCATGGATTCTTCCAGTGGGCCACctgtttatgattttgatttagaCCATTGGTACCAACTGGATTTGTTATGGGCAACCTTAATTATGTTTTTATTTGTGTGGTTGTCTGTGGAAGCTGAGAATAGTATTGGTAGTCGTAAGCTGTATGAGAGACATATTCTTGTGCTTCAGATTCTTTCGAAACAACGTGAAATCCTCTTGGCGGTCCTTCCAGCTTCTATCTCCAATGTGAGCAGTCATTTTTATCTCCACACTACGGGGACCAACTTTCAATTCGCCTCACTGAGGgtatttcctttgagatggaagCTTGCAGCAGATAATGATGCTCAGCCCAATGATATACTGGAGCGAAGTCCTGGTCAGGTTACACTATGGCTTACAGTCAAGGATTGTATTGGTAGTCAATTTCTGAGAGCTAGAATAATGAAGGGGCAGCTAGCCTCTCTCCTCATATCCGAGGCCAGGTTTGATTTTACTACTGGCAATATTTATAGTATGGAAATAGTTATATCTTTGGGAATGATACTGGTCGCACGGGAGCTTCGGCAACTTACACAAAAGGGTATCAAGCACTGTACAGGTCAAGGGAGTAGTACGACGTGGAAAGTACTTGGAGAAATATTTTTACTTTAGCTGGCAAGGAAGCAACACTTCTTATTCAAGACTTTTACACAAAGAATTGTCAGTTACCAAGGGTGTCTCATTGTACTATCACAGCGGTTTTGACTCTTGCATATGGTTCAACAACAGCTGAAGGAGATAGTGGGCACTACCACCGCGGCTTCACGTTTTCACAACTGCACCGCCAGGCTCCAAAACAACCTTGCGTAACTGAAGTTGCCGACTCGCcgctcatccttgaggacaaggatgtttcgaAGGGGAAGGGAATGTCACATACCTACTATATGTGAGAGAGTGCCCATATCCTGTTGAGTGTCGGTATTTAGTGTAAGTTACAGTTGGTAGTATTTAGCTAATTAGTGTTTGTTATTATCAGTTGTAGGGGGTGCCTTGGATGCAACCACCTGGGATATTTTTATTCGTTGGATGTTAGGATAGAATACCTAAATATATAAGCTTAGACTCTGTAAGAGAAAGGTAATCCAAATTATTAATCAAAACAGAACTTTGTTCTTAGGCTGTGTTCATTTGAACCAGAGAAGCTCGATTTTTCGGAATTGGGTGAGGTTTATCCTCAATCTATTTATCCCCTCATGTTATATAGTAGGCGGCTCTTCTAGGGTCTTTCTTTAACCACCAAAAAGTTCTCCGAATAGAATCGATCTTAGCagtaatctttttagggaaaggaaAACTAGACATATGATATACAACTAGGCTAGAAAGGACATGTTTAGTGACCACCGTTCTACCAGCAACATTCAAGTTAGTTTTCTTGCAATTACTTAATCTGCTATAGAATTTATCAATGAGGAATTGAAAAGTTTTAGTCTTATCTCTATTAACAAATAAAGGGGTACCAAGATACTTTTCAGAAGTACTACGAAATTTAATACCAAGGGTTCTAGCTAAAAGTTTGACATGTTTATGATGCATTTTATTGATAGTAAAGAAACCTGATTTTTCGAAATTTATAGCCTGACCTGAAGCTTgcacaaaactatcaataatctTCATAAGATTTCGAGCATAAGTTAAAGAGGTTTTCATAAACAacatgcagtcatctgcaaagaacaAGTGGGATATCGAAGGACTATGATCCCTGAGTTTAAAGCCCTGGATCAGATTATTCTTTTCTCCTTTCAACAAAAGTTGAGACAAAGTTTCCATGCATAATATAAAGATGTAGGGTGAAAGGAAATCACCCTGCCTTATTCCTCTAAAAGGACAAAAGATATCACTGGGGGAGCCATTAACCAGCACCGAGTACGACAAAGTACTAATACATTGAGAAATAGGATGACACCAGTCTTCAGAAAAACCCAGTTTTTTAAACACAGCAAGAATAAAAGGCCACTCAAGAcgatcaaaagcttttgataaatctaatttgatagccataaatccattcttattatttttccttttcctaGTTTTGAAAGAGTGTAAAATTTCATGGCTAATTAGAATATTGTCTTGAATTTGCCTATTTGCTATAAAATCAGACTGAAAAGGTGAAATAATAGAGTCAAGTAATGGTTTTAGCCTATTCGTAAGAatttttgagataattttataGATTGTATTTGTAAGACTAATAGGCCTGAAGTCATGGGGAGTTGTGGGGTTATTAACTTTAGGAATCAGCGCAATGAAAGTATGATTCAGCTGCTTAAGAAGAAATTTGTTTCTAAAGAAAGATTGCACATGATTAATAACTTCTAAAGACACCTCATTCCAGTTGTCTCTAAAGAAACCACCAGGGAAACCATCCGGTCCCGGCGATTTCCATGGAGCCATGTTTCTGACAGTATCTAGGATTTCATCTGAAGTAGGAATGACAGTTAGTCTGGTATTAACATCATCAGTTATAATAGGTTGTATGTCTTTAAGAACTTCCTCAATAACACCATTATTAGGCTGCGATGAAGTATAAATATTTTTGAAATGGCTAGAAAGAAGAGAAACAACTTGGTCTCTGCATTCCAACCTGTTACCATGACTGTCACGTAAAGTATGTATAGTAATATACATATTTCTGAGCTTAACTGTATTATGAAAGAAATTAGTATTCTTATCATAATAGTTGAAGTAACTAATTCTTGATTTCtgtttataaaaataattttcaaTCTCATACCAATAATCAAGCTGCTTCGAGTAATTCAGAGTGAAGGACCTAATCGAAGGAGTATATGGCATAGATTGAAGCTTCTCAATTTCAGCGTTTAATTTTCCTATTGTAGTTTTTATATGCCCAAAGGAATTCCTATTCCAATTACTTAAATCATGCTTAAGGTTTTTAAGCTTCCCTACAGCAATGAAACTCGCTGAACCCTTAACTGACTTAGACCAAGAATTTATAAGGACACTCTTAAAGTCTGGACTTAGTTGCCAACATTTGAAGAATTTATACGGAATGGAAAGTTTGTCTTCAAAATGAAAGCAATTGAGCAGGATAGGGCAGTGGTCAGAGTAGACACGACCTAAATTTGTAACCCTAGTATGCGACAGTAAAGAAATCCATTTATCATTCATAAAACCCTTGTCTAACTTTTCAAAAATAAGCTTAGTAGGAGCTTTGAATCTTCTATTGCACCATGTATAAGGATTTCCAAAAGAGAAAACTTCTTTCAGTTTTAAATCAATCAATTTGTTTCTCACAAAGTTCAGAATAATCGAGTTTTCTGCAATACCACCCTGTTTTTCATATTCATGCATGATAAAGTTGCAATCACCTAAAAGTAACCACAGTCTGTTTGCCTCATCGTTTATACTACTAAGAAGGTTTTATTGTGTTCTCATACCCAGGTTGTTTAAAGACCCATACACAAAGGAAATAAGACAATTCTTAATACGCGGAGTTATGTCACATACCAAATGAATCATGTTGAAGGAAGAGTTTACGATTTCTATgttgtatttttcaaaatatcCTAATGCTAGTCCTCCATACTTACCCACCGATGGAATAACAAACCAAGCATCAAAGGGTAAATGATGAACATATTTGCGAACAGTCTCTTCATCTACCATAGTTTCAATCAAGCAAATAGCATCATATATAAACTTCCTATATAAGTTTAAAACATGCAACCATTTCCTATCAGAGCAACATCCATTTATATTCCAACACAAGAACTTCATCTTAGAAAGAATAACCACAAACTAATTAAAGCATCAAGGcaaacaaatccaaaaaatatgcAGTAAAGACACAGTAAATTAGCAGAAAAGTATAAGAACTTACTAGGTCATGAGTGTCTGAAGGTTCCACAAACATAGTCAGTatccatcatcatcaaatcaacttATTTTTTTCGAATTCTTCATCAGTGATTTCAGGTTCAGGTGGTAGCATTGATAAGGGCATAGGCTCAAGAATCAAGGGCTCCAAATGAGCTTCCTTCTGATCAGCACAATAGGAACCTCCAACATCTGAGCTTGATGGCATAACCATTTCTGAAACATAGTTCATCTCTGAGGTAGAGCTAAAGATAATTCCTGAAGCGGAGAAGACAGTATGAGCAAAAGCAGAAGTCGACGTTGACCAGACCATGTTGGCATCAACGAAACTCTGACTTGCAGAAAAGTTCGAGCAACCCGAATTGAAAGAAACATCAGCAGGTGGGCTAAAATGAGCAACAGATGTCAAAGGAGGCCAGCAGGGAGTCATCATCAAATTAAAAGAGGGGGTCCCAGATCTATATATTTCCAAATACAACAGACTCAAATGATGTTCTAGTTCTTTTTCCTTGTCTATCATGCACAAGTCCATCAGAATCAAAAGAAATGTTTTCACTAGAATTACTAAACCCAACACAGCTCAAAAAAGACTGAGAGGGAACTTTATTTGTGAAAGCTTGGTTAACTGGTTCCCTAATAGTAAGAGCAGTATACTTAGGTCTAGTAGAAGAATAAGcaggagagaaaaaagaagaacccGAATTTCTGAGAGCTGCAGCTGGCTGGAGGCTGACTGAGAAAGCAGATGGCTTCGAATGGCCGAGAACTGTAGAGTCAGCATCAGTTTCAGCAGAAGAAGGGGCAATGTTATCCTTTGACTTTGAGCTTTCTCCAACTTCAGAAGAAGACTGCAAGTTTGTAACAGCAACATGTGAAGCTCTTTTGGTTGGAACTGGCAGAGCTCTTACGAAAATCCTCATATGGATATCTTTGCACTGAATGTCATTGTGATACAACACAAAACAAGTCTTGCAAGCCCTGGAAGGAAGCTTAGGGTAAAAATCATACATGATATAAGTCCTTCTAGAGGTATTAATGACAACTTTCCTAGTGAGAGGAGTTCTAAGAGGAACCATCAGCCTAGCTTCAAAATGATTTCCCACTGGAGAGTCATCTGAAACAAAGTTTCTTATTTGATCCAAAACTTCCCTAGCTATACCCTTATTAACCAAGTCAGAGTGAATATCAATCATAACTGGCATAAGGGTTTTCTcccaaaccaaatcaaaaatcgacTCCATTTCACTTAATGGCTGAACTGCAAACAGTCGGCCAAAGAGCAAAGTTGGTCTAGCTGCAAATGCAATCTCCATATCCTTCTTGGTCTTGAACATAACAACAAACAGATTCTGAATTCCATTTCCTTGAATAAAGGGTTTGGCTAACTTAAAATCTGGAGAGTTGATGGTCCAGATTCTGTTGAGGTTGTGTTTGACAGAGTTTTTGTAATAGCTTTTTGTATCATCACAAAGTAGTGCAGCAAATCTAAATGggaattcctcaaaatcttcatctAAGTCAAGAACTCTAACCTAAGAAGTAGGCATTGACATAGCACTAGCTAAGCTAAGAAGAAGTATATCAGTGTAAAGAACAGTATCAGAAATTTTCAGAGCACTGAGATAGATGGAATGATCTTAAGCAAACCCATAATGCAATTTATACAAGAAAAAAAGAATCTGAATTGATTATCCAAACAATAATGACTTAGACAAACCAATGAATTATGAGAGATAATCATAATCTGTCAACTTAAAGTCTGAATTGCTAAAACATCAATCACAGCTGAAATAACCAGACAATGAGGAGTAAATGAGAAGCATgcttaagagagagagagagagagagagagagctgacAAATCTTTGAGGAAAGATAATAAAGAAGCTGCATTGAGCAGACTAACCGACTTGATTCATAACAACAGCAAATCCATTGACAGTTGAGAAAAGCAATCATTTTACCAGAAATAATAAAGTGTCTAAAAAAACAGCAGCCTTTATACAAGAAACAACCATAATAAAGATTATAATTAGCTAGGTTACCAGAAAATTTTTGACAGCACTAGCTTGAGATGAGACTAATGAATGTCTGTCACTAATTATTCTCATTCCATCATTTCAGAGAATCCCTTTGCCAAAATAGAACCAAAAGCTAAAATTTGCCAAATGTAGAAAATATTCTGCATGAAACATAAAACCATATTAAACAAAGTAACtcttgatgaacttcttccaCTTAgaattaaattaattaattatattACTAATTAAAAATTAGGAACACAACTTTTGATGTTCTTGGGAGAGAGGATTTGCTTAATTAAGCATCTCTACAGACTAAATTCATCATTTCCTATACATCTAATTACTCATCCTTTCATAGCAGGCTACTTTGAGAGAGAAACAACACATAGGTGTCTCAATTCCAAGATATTCTCAGCTCaagaaaatttataatgaaaataaGATGTAATTCAATCAACAACGAATCCCTACAAATTGTAGGATCTCACATATTCCAGATGTCTTCCAAATAAAAATTCCTTGTCAATACTGTAAAAGTTTCAGAGCACCAACCCTTAAGAAAATAACATATATCAATTTATACCACATCAACGAAGATCCCTCAATTACCAATTTGTGTATCTAATTCCAGAAC
This DNA window, taken from Papaver somniferum cultivar HN1 chromosome 3, ASM357369v1, whole genome shotgun sequence, encodes the following:
- the LOC113357118 gene encoding uncharacterized protein LOC113357118 isoform X2; protein product: MIDFSELNRTKIGEVNDSALEFYFNKFGEKFENHECFKELLSILYSKSNYLARSSFPLNDTRSLFDRGNVRGLCRHSPFVRPHMVFIGVYFSLSRLVNSYCTSAGNAYLQLLKVKCGQVFLHSLIRTAPCYLHYNQPESYGYIHLWSLNSGNFSSLYFVYTCYLFDRGKGFAGYIVMDSSSGPPVYDFDLDHWYQLDLLWATLIMFLFVWLSVEAENSIGSRKLYERHILVLQILSKQREILLAVLPASISNVSSHFYLHTTGTNFQFASLRVFPLRWKLAADNDAQPNDILERSPGQVTLWLTVKDCIGSQFLRARIMKGQLASLLISEARSRE
- the LOC113357118 gene encoding uncharacterized protein LOC113357118 isoform X1; translation: MIDFSELNRTKIGEVNDSALEFYFNKFGEKFENHECFKELLSILYSKSNYLARSSFPLNDTRSLFDRGNVRGLCRHSPFVRPHMVFIGVYFSLSRLVNSYCTSAGNAYLQLLKVKCGQVFLHSLIRTAPCYLHYNQPESYGYIHLWSLNSGNFSSLYFVYTCYLFDRGKGFAGYIVMDSSSGPPVYDFDLDHWYQLDLLWATLIMFLFVWLSVEAENSIGSRKLYERHILVLQILSKQREILLAVLPASISNVSSHFYLHTTGTNFQFASLRVFPLRWKLAADNDAQPNDILERSPGQVTLWLTVKDCIGSQFLRARIMKGQLASLLISEARFDFTTGNIYSMEIVISLGMILVARELRQLTQKGIKHCTGQGSSTTWKVLGEIFLL